Proteins from a single region of Corylus avellana chromosome ca11, CavTom2PMs-1.0:
- the LOC132165097 gene encoding uncharacterized protein LOC132165097, with product MDTSNECTSFFGSAQSSASSALQGLCFCERPTVVKTANTEKNFGRRFVSCENWKINQDCGFFEWLDPKMCSFGRKVVHRLHQRHEYLEAQAKRCETLVEVEVGKVRAENEKKIAQLKAEMESEISQYRK from the exons ATGGATACCTCAAATGAATGTACAAGTTTCTTTGGTTCAGCTCAAAGCAGTGCTTCATCTGCACTGCAGGGCCTTTGCTTCTGTGAGCGACCCACAGTTGTCAAAACCGCCAATACTGAGAAAAACTTTGGAAGGAGGTTTGTGAGTTGCGAAAATTGGAAG ATTAACCAAGACTGTGGTTTTTTTGAGTGGCTTGATCCAAAGATGTGCTCCTTTGGTAGGAAGGTGGTTCATCGTTTGCATCAAAGGCATGAATATTTGGAGGCACAAGCCAAACGATGTGAAACattggttgaagttgaagttgggaAGGTGAGagcagaaaatgagaaaaaaattgcacaGCTCAAGGCAGAAATGGAGAGTGAGATATCTCAGTATCGTAAATAA
- the LOC132165096 gene encoding uncharacterized protein LOC132165096, whose product MVSKRFALWERHTVVEAWISDIQLLHDTLKCTNEEKLTYTVLRLTGEALKWWKSQVELIGPGVVITWERFVEEFNRQYFPRSQKQIRAIEFHNWVQGTMTVEQYSIKFTKLARFGINLIPDEVSKTEHFENGLNSRIKERVVCHEIKSYAQLVNVASLAERAIRETSAAYENWKRSMPQASYPSKQFVIRTGSKLANYKIFPPLVGN is encoded by the exons aTGGTATCAAAGCGGTTTGCTCTATGGGAAA GACATACAGTAGTTGAAGCTTGGATTTCAGATATCCAACTGCTGCACGACACACTCAAGTGTACAAATGAGGAAAAGTTGACATATACCGTATTAAGGCTAACTGGTGAAGCCCTTAAGTGGTGGAAGTCCCAAGTAGAGCTGATAGGACCTGGTGTTGTTATCACATGGGAAAGGTTTGTTGAGGAATTCAACAGGCAATATTTCCCAAGGTCTCAAAAGCAGATAAGAGCTATTGAATTTCATAACTGGGTGCAGGGTACTATGACAGTGGAACAATACTCAATTAAATTCACTAAGTTAGCCAGGTTTGGTATTAATCTAATTCCAGATGAAGTATCTAAGACGGAACATTTTGAAAATGGCCTTAACTCTCGCATCAAGGAAAGAGTTGTTTGCCATGAGATCAAAAGCTATGCTCAATTAGTGAACGTAGCATCTCTTGCTGAGAGGGCAATTCGTGAGACGTCTGCAGCTTACGAAAATTGGAAACGATCAATGCCTCAGGCATCCTATCCCTCCAAACAATTTGTCATAAGGACTGGCTCCAAACTGGCGAATTACAAGATTTTTCCTCCTCTAGTAGGAAATTAG